One Pseudobacteroides sp. genomic window, AGCGACATAAGTAGTTTTGTAATTGAGTCAATCAGAGAAGCAGATATAAGAAAGCCTATGTTCTTTGAACTGGCAAAAGCAGGATATCCTATTATGGAGCTTAAAGCAATGGATATGTCTCTTGAGGATGTATTCCTGCAGATTACAAGAAACGATGTGGTTCTAACAAAAGATGTTGTTGAATCGGATAAGGCAGCCCAAGAGGTTGAAGAGGCTGTCGAAAATCCTGTTGAAGAGAAGGAGGTTGAATAGGATGGGGTATCTATCAAATGTAGTAAGTGTTTATAAAAAAGAGACAAGGTCTTATTTTAATTCCCCTATGGCTTATATTATACTTGGCCTCTTTATGTTTATATCATCTATATTATTTTTCCTTATAAATCTGAATAATAGTTATGGAACATTGTCATGGATGTTTAGGGAACCGATTTTTTCATTGATACTCATTATGTTTAGTTCAATATTGACAATGAGAATGTATGCGGAAGAAAGAAAAAACGGTACAGAGGTCCTTCTGTTTACATCACCAAGTAAGATTTCCAGTATTGTAATCGGTAAGTTTTTAGCAGCATATACTCTTTTCCTTGCTATGACTGCACTTACGCTGGCTTTCCCACTTGTTATTGTCATATTCAAAGGAGCATTCACACCACAGATGATAGGTGGTTATGTTGGCTTTATACTTTTTGGTTCATGTCTTATTTCAATTGGCTTGTTAGCTTCAGCATTGACAGAGAATCAGATTATAGCTGCAATTATAAGTTTTATATCAATGTTCTTCCTTTTTATAACAGGTATATTTGCAAGTACCTTTGGAGGAGTTGTAACTGAAATTCTCAGATGGGTTTCACTTTTTGAAAGATTTACAGACCTTTCTTCCGGGATATTCCGTTTGGGTACTATGACTTACTTTGCAAGTGTTACTGTAACATTGATTGTTATAACATTTTTGATAATTGAAAAAAGACGTTGGAGTCAGGGGTGATAAAAATGACAAATAAAAACTCAAAGAGTTTTAAATATGGTGCAGCGGCATTATTGACTGCTGTGATAGTTATTGCAATTGCAATAATTGTAAATCTTATTGTGATCAGACTTGATATCCAATGGGATTTAACAACTAACAAAATATATAGCTTGAATAAGACTTCCGTAGATTTTGTTCAGAAGCTTACAAAGGATGTTACCATATATGGATTATATGATAATACCAAAATTGAAAGCGGAGATACGTATGCAATAGTTAATGAGCTTCTTAAGCAGTACAAGAATGCATCACCTAAAATTGCTATAAAATATGTTGATGTTGATAAGGATCCAGGTATAATCAATCAGCTCGATCCTCAGAAAACAAAAACAATTGCAAAGGGAGATATTTTAGTATCCAGCGGCAAGAAGCTGGACGTTATACCTGCAGCCAGCATTACTTATTCCCAGTCCACCCAAATGGGTCAGGATACAAGCCTGTTGGTTGAAAACTATATAACTACCGCTATAAAGAGGGTTAGCAGTGACAAGACACCAACAATATATTACACTACAGGTCACAACGAAAATTTACTTGTTGAAGAATTCAACCAGATCAGAATAGCAGTAGAAGGCGGCGGATATTATACCAAAGCATTGAATCTCCAGACAG contains:
- a CDS encoding ABC transporter permease, which gives rise to MGYLSNVVSVYKKETRSYFNSPMAYIILGLFMFISSILFFLINLNNSYGTLSWMFREPIFSLILIMFSSILTMRMYAEERKNGTEVLLFTSPSKISSIVIGKFLAAYTLFLAMTALTLAFPLVIVIFKGAFTPQMIGGYVGFILFGSCLISIGLLASALTENQIIAAIISFISMFFLFITGIFASTFGGVVTEILRWVSLFERFTDLSSGIFRLGTMTYFASVTVTLIVITFLIIEKRRWSQG